DNA sequence from the Schistocerca gregaria isolate iqSchGreg1 unplaced genomic scaffold, iqSchGreg1.2 ptg000925l, whole genome shotgun sequence genome:
GAATCGCCGGGTCTAAACTGGACTCCTTTCTATCATCTAAATTTGACTTGAAAAGCCACCATCTTCTTGCGCGAATCATCCGTCAATTGCCCCCTTTCAAGCATCGCCTTCCTGAAACCGTGCACAAGGCGATTCTCCATTGGTGCGACAGCGCTCCGGACTCTGAAACTCTCTACGCGCTCCTACAAATCGTCGACTGGAAGGCCTGTCGAGCAGTCCCCGGGCGACTGCGTCTGGTACACCTAATGACCAAGCACGATGACCCCGCGAATCTAGGAGAATACCTTCTGTGCGTGGACATGGAAAACACCGATTGGACTCCGCGGCAGATCGCCAAAACCGTTGCTTGGATCTGGAGCAAACAACAATTCCAACTTGTACTCGATATTTTAACGGCTTGGAAATTGGAGTATTTATCAGATCACATTGAAATTTACCTGAAATTTCTGTTAGATGTCCACAAAATTTCTCCTGAAAAGAGTTTTTTGGATTTGTGCGCCGTCTTAAGTCGAGCGAGCGGCACGAGCGCCTGTTCGCCCGACCGGCTATTCCAGCTATACAGAGTGGACAGTACGACATGGAACCTATCGCGTGCATTGCCGGAGTCTTTGGCGATACTGGTTTTGGCGAGGTACCCCTTGGAGGCGTTTGACGGTTGGACGATACGGCAGCAAGACGAATTTTCCACACATTTTCCTCGATTTTGCGCCTTGTTTCCTCGGAGCATCTCCTTTGGACACTGGGGCGCGTACCTGTGCTTGTTGCTTCGACAAGCAGCGTGCTGGCCAATCTTGTGTAGGAACATCGACGAGTTCATTGCTTCGTGGTTCTTGCACAGGCGTCAGGAGCTGAGGCGGAACGACAGGACGCTGCTCGATCGAGCGTTGGGCGAATTGGCCGAGCGCTGTTGGGAGAGTGGTCGACACGCTACGGCGATCAACCTGATGAGCATTCTGCGTTATGGCACGTCAAACGACGGCAACTCGCCTGGAGCGGAACTGTCATTGAAAGACGCACAATTGCCATGGCAATTAGCCGTTAGAACACAATCTGATTCAGTCCGCTCTTCTATAGATCGGAGCTTGCTCGAGTCTTCTGTGTTGCGCATGTCTTCTTGCAATGCGGCGATCGCGAGTTTGGGGCTCAGGCTCGGGTTGAATGCGATGGTGTTGAACCACGAGCGAGAGTATGCTGAGTTCAAGGCGAGAGACATTGAGCTCGCGCGGCAAGTTTGGCATTTGGTGTCGAAGATTTGGAAAGTTATGATGTTGAACCATGAGCGACTCGAAGTGCATTCGGCGAAGACCATTCTCTGGTTGTTGAAGACATTGGAGCCCGAAAACATGAGCGAACTGATTCTTTTGATTCAGATGGCTGAGCTCGCCGAAATTTGGCTGCCAGTTTCGACCTATCAGATTGACGGATGTTTACGGTACATGTACGAGAGGTCGTTGCTGGTCGATGGGTCGAGCATATTTTGCGGAAGAAGGGGTAACGATTGGATCACCAAGCTCTCATCTGAGTGTCTGTCGAGACGTGATGCCTTTCGATTTTTGCTGCGCTGTTTTGGATTCGCTGGCCGCGCTGCCGACGCGATCCAGTTGTTGAGGCAACAAACTTCGAACCATTTAAGTCGACGAACCATCACGCAAAAAGACATCCATGCCTTCCTGGGCCAATGCCTTCGACGGAGGGATTTGTGCGCTGCTCGCCAATTTGCTGAAGGACTCAGTGACCTTGTCGAAGACCAGCAGGCCCTATTCGTCTACATGGTCACCTTTTTTGGACGATGCGGTGATTTAACCGCTGCGTATCAATACCACACACTTATTCGTGACGAACTGTCGTTTTTAAGCGGGTCTCTTGCCCTCTTGGACGCCATTTCTTCGAATCGCTTGGCCGCGGTGGAAGCTCGGAAGGTGAGAGCAAAGGTCGTGTCCCCAGAGCTGCCCGCGAGCGACAAGAAGGCGTTGATACACCAGTTTTTGAGTAGTCTCTTCGACATGAACACCAAGCGGCTCATACAAAAAATGCCTTAGTGATCTAAAAATAGAGTGAAGTCTCATTTTGGCAGCGACATTTGGTGTCCGTTGCGTTTTCACGTTTTTCTAGATCTTGTTTCCAGTCTAGGAGATGCGCTTGCCTTTCTGCTAGCGTTTGCATGCGAATGCGGTTGAGTTGTTCCTTGATTTGTGCTCGCTTTTCGAGCGCTTGGGCGCATTCGTGGCGACCTTGGATAATTGTCGACCAAACGCCGGTTGGGGGGGTCCATTGCGTTGGATCTGCGATAGACGTCGTGTCCGGGTTCACGGGAATCGTAGGCGCCTCTCGGTTCCAGACGGAGAGGTCTGAAGACGGACAGTAACGACTGGTCGAGTCCGGCATCTCTTCGTCTGCAACTCGAATTGGCGGCGCATCGGGCTCTCGCGTGTATGGTGCCCTTTCAATGCCGCGTTTCCGGAGAGGCTCAGCACGAGTCTCGGCGAGACTGGAGGGCGAGTCGCGAACATTCGAGCTGCCGTCCTCGTTCGAGGTCTGCGACGGTTCGTTCAATAATTGATCACCTTCAAAAATGGTTTCTGCCGCTTGTTTGGGCTCTGCTACGCTCTGCTCGGCGCTTAGTTTGCTTTTTTTGTCTCTGCTTTGAATTCTGACGACGCGGCGTTGGACGTCCGTGGCCATTTTCATGCACTTGTCTTCGTCGGACAGCCATTCTTGGAACCTATCTAGGCATTTTGCATAATAAGCGTCATCCGGTTTCTCGACCTTCTTGCTGGTCAACACACCTCTTTTGAGCGCCATGGCTCTTTGACTAGCTATCCAGTTGTCCAGCTTTACTCTGAGCGAGAACTCGTCTTGGCCGTATTTTTTCTGCAAAAAGGGCCCCACATGGTGTTTCCAAAAGTCCGACTTTCTCAAGCTGGCGCTCTGGTAGTAGTGCGACGAGTACTCGAACACATAGCAAAAGAACCTTTGCCAGTAGATCTGCGATGGGGTCGGAGGGGTTAGCCATCAAAGGGTCCCTCGGATTTCTGCTCGCAGCGTGTGCGTGTGTGCACGtgcatttgtgtatagggaaggtaTGAAGCGGGGTCGCTCGCCGGAGGGGGAACAGCGAGAACACGTACGCGTAGGTGGCTGGTTTCCTTGTGGGCGTCTTTGAAGGCGGCTTTTGGTCCTTTTCTCTTTCTGGGCGGCGAGGTGTAATCGCTCTGTTCCATACACGCATCCAGGTTTGTGTGGGCATAGGCGGGCGACAGACATGGGGCGGGTCGTGTGTGCGTGAGACATATGAGCGGTTTTTCtctcgttttttttattttgccattGTGTTCAGTGGCTGAAGGGCGTTTTTGCGGAGCGAGAGGGGTGCGAGTGCAGAGAGAGATGTCCGTTGGGGCGCAGCCGGCGGTCAGTGGTGGGAAGTGGGCAAATGCTggtgagagaggggggagagtTCCGGGTCAGGCGTTGGTGGAAGAGTGTGGTATGGAGAGCGGttaagaagaggaaaaggaagggaaaactAGTGACTAAGTTTTTTTTTTGGACGTGAATGGAAGAAGTGGACGCGGTCAAGGCATTGATAGAGGCCGATGCAATAATGAGGGAGGAGCTGCACGACGAAGACTTGGATGGCGTGGACGACGCGGAGTTGCTGAGCGAGCTATCGAGGCTGCAGATGCAACTGGGAGGGAAAGTGACAGAGGAAGCATGCGCAGGAGATGAGGAGCATGGATCTGAGGGCGGGGATTGGCCAAAGAGCGAAAAAGAAAACCGATCGGAGGAATACGAGGAAGATGAGGAAAAAAATTTAGACGAATTTATAGAAGAGGCGAGTGAGCTAAATTACGCATCAGGTCGTCAGCAAGCGGTCGGGGTCGAAGAAGTTTCTGCACCGTTCGCAGATGGGATCAAAGAGTTGATACGGGTGGACGAAAGTGAGAGCAGACAATATTTTGCGCCTGCGTGGTACAGTAAAGGCGAAGGCAAAAGAGAACTGGCCGTATCTAGAGAGGTATTGTTTGATTATATTGAGTACATGCTGGAGAGACAGATCGTGGAACGTCTAGAGGATGCGGTCAGAGCGAAAAACGCCAAGCAGAGCGAGGAATTGTTGAAGTTcttggaagcaaaaaaaaaattacagtacgaTTTGTCGGTGGTTCGACtggcaagaaaagaagaaaagtgcCCGCCTCCCAAGTACCACGTAGAACTGCAAGAATCAAAAATGGAGGTTGTAAACGAGGACTTGTCTAGCCAAGAAATGGAAATATGCATTCGTCGGTTAGTTGACATGAGGTCCGCAGATAAAGAATCATTTTTTGCAACATGCGAATTTTTTTACCCTGATTCCAAGTCTCTGAAACACTTGGAAACGCCAATTTCAAAGGCCTGTTTATCTCCCGTGTTCAACTATACTTCGAAGGTACGAATCGATCGAGGTCATGCCCTCGAACGCCTCATACGTAGGAAAATTGTCTTCAAAGTGTACAGACCGTCTTCTTGGTTTCTGGGTCGTCCGACCATCGTAGGAAGGTCTGAGCTGAAAATAAGCGAATTGGCGGAGAGGGTGCAGGTGGAGGCCCTGCTTCCTCTGGTCGACGAAGGGCCCCTCCGCCAGGTTAGAGGAAGTATCGACGTGGCAGTTAGACTCAGAATACCCGTCTGCAAAAAACAGTGGGTGTACTCCGAAAAAAAAGTGCTGGTCATAGACCAACACTGCTTCGAATCATGCGGATTCGATCCGTCTGAGAGCGCTGCAAAACAGGTGGTTCAGGACAATTCCGAGCCTCAAGTGTCCAGTTTTCCAACACCCGAGCCTCCAGTATCCAGTTCTCTGAATTCCAGTTTTCCAGTACCCAAGCCTCTGGTATCCGGTTCTCCGAATCCCAGTTCCCCAGACTCTGACATTTCGGCCGACCATCGCTCTCTTAATTGGATTGTAAGCTATGCGGTGCTGGATTCTATTCAGTCCAGGCTTCTCAATCAGATGCGTCAGCAGAGTGCCTCTTCCAGCGCTCATCCGGACGCGCAGCAGCTTCAAACACAGCTCCTCCAGGTCCAAGCAAAGATGCAGCTCATCGTCGTACAAATTCAGCGGGGCATCCTCACGCCTGAAAAATACCGCGCGCTTTTGGAGGAAAAAATACGCGCTGAGTTGCAGCTCGCCATCTCGCTTAAGGCTCGGGGACGAGAACCCGAGGCCAGACTTGCGTTGGGCAGGGCCAAAAtaatgcaaaaagaaatagaaGAATGAGTGTCTGTCCCGCAGCGCACACGTTCACGTTTGGCTCGTACGTCGCATCGGTGCTTATTTTGGCAGTTGGTGTAGGCAAATTCCGGTGCCGATCAAAGAATGTTGTGCAGACGGAACTCGATGCGGCTATTTGcaatatgtaaatttttttttcgaatcgataaatttttttttcctaaaaaaaaaaatcatctcaaTCGTCATCCATCAGTCACTGCTGAGCAGACCCTATTTGGACACCAATTTTTCTCTGACCGGCACAAGATGGTACGGTTTTATCTTCGAGCGCCCAGTGCTGCGCTCCGGTGAATTTAACGGGTCCGCGCTCCGTCGATTGCGGATTCATCTTGCTCGGGCACTTTTCGCCTCAGCGTTTCGCGCAAGCACTGGCGCAGATAGGAGGGCGAATCTGAGCCGCGGCCATGTGCTGGGTGCTTCCTATTTCTcgaaatctaattttttttttcaagggtcGCGTTCGTACCAAAACCGTGAAAAAGGCGGCTCGGTTGATAGTGGAAAAGTACTACACCGAGCTGACCACGGACTTTCCCACTAACAAGAGGATATGCTCAGAAGTCGCTCTGATTTCCTCCAAGAAGACCAGGAACAAAATCGCTGGGTTCGTGACTCATTTGATCAACAGAATTGAACGTGGCCCCGTCCGTGGAATTTCCTTGCGCCTTCAAGAAGAAGAGCGCGAGCGCCGAGAAAACATCATTCCAGAGCGTTCTGTAATGGAAGACAGGGTAGCCAGTCTTCAGGTGGACAAAGACACCCTATCTATGCTCGAAAAAATGGGGATCACAAGCGTTCCAGAAACGCCATCTTCGATCTCTAACCAACATGGACAGTACCATAGCTATGGACACTTTCACAGTATGAGAAGGATGAGAGAGCGCAGACAAAGAGATCGAGACGAAATTGATTTTTCGGCTAAAATGCATCGCCGAGAACGTCGATACACGCCTGTCGCAACTGCACCCCCCGTCGCAACAACGTCGGAGCCCGCCGCAGTCCCCGTCACCgaataaaaagaaagttaatgcaAATACATATATAGATGAGTCGTTTCTTCCAtaccaaaaaaaaattttctttctagTTTTTATCATTTTTGTGTTCCATGAAGGCGTTTCGAAAACTCTTTCCTGGCGACTACTACAGAAAGTTTTTGATACAGGACGTTCGTCCGGATGGGCGCTCGTTTATGAATCTGCGAAAAACAACTATTTCTATCGGTACGAATTCTCTTTTAGCCGACTTCGCGCTTTTTCCAATCATCTCTCTCAAACGATCCGTCCTTCAGGTGCTCTTTCCTCTGTCTATGGATCTGCATTTGTCACGCTGGGGAACACATCCGTCATATGCGGCATTCGAGCACGGACAGGAATCGTCCCAAACGCCCCATCTAACACGAGCGTTTTTGACTCGCAGCATCTCGTCATCAACGTCGACATGCCGCCTCTCTGCTCGCCAAACATTCAAAAGGGGAAGCACAGCGATCTTGCCTATTATACCTCTAGCGTTCTGAACGGCCTCGCAGCTAATTTGCTCGACACATCCAATCTGAAATATGCCAACGAAAAAAAATCATTGGTGGCTGCCTGGTACCTTTACGCGGACATCTACTGCGTGGATTACGACGGGAACATCCTAGACACCGCCTTCATTGCTCTGTTGGCCGCCCTATTCAATGTCAGACTCCCGCCTATCCAATTTCAAGAAGACGGAGAACTTTGTGTGAGCGGGTATGCATCCGATAGACGGATCCGACTCAATTTTACGCACTTTCCCATCTCTCTCTCCTTTTGTCTATTCGACCAATACGTGCTTGCAGATCCGAACCTCGAGGAAGAGAGTCTTGCCGATTGCTACCTGACTCTCGTGTACGACGAAAAGAACATTCTGTGCAGTTTGATTAAGTCCAGTATCGTACAGATTTCTGATCAGCAATTAGATTCGTGCATGGAACAAGCCAAAAGTAGAGCCGCGCAAGTGCTAGCACTGATAAAACAGGCCAATTCTGCTAATTTCTCCTATTTCGAACCaattgaactcttttttttttacattctcgtTGACGACCCGCTTCAGCATTTCTCATAGTTTCCGCTCTGTTCGAAATGCTTGAACCGTAGAAAGGAAATTGTGCAACAGCGCAAATCATCTCCGAGCTCTTCTGCGCTCCGAACCAATAAGTGAAGCCTTAGCGTGGACATAGACGACAGGCATCTTTTCTGACTCGAAACCTCAGCTGAGCATTTATAAAGGGTGTAAGGCTTTGCGCTATTTTCGGGAGGTGTCGAAAACAACCTCTTGGGTCCCTTGTTCTACTCGCATAGTCAGTTTAAACGCCTCAAAGTTAATTTATAATTGAGACTAACTTCTGTTGTTCCAGTCAGCTTTCAGCGCTGCATCTCGGAAAAGTGCTTCGGTGACCGTTTCGGTTTTTGGGACCTGCCCGCCGTCTGCAAGCGCGCGCAGACGCACTTACCGTTCGAGTTTTTGCTCTtccaacaaaaaaaatttaacCGGGGACGCGTCGATTGTACTTTTTTTTCGCCAAAAATTTCTGCACACCTGTTCCATTGTCCGAGAAAACACATTTTTCCAAGGTTCTACTTGTTTCTCGACCGCAATGGACGAATTCGACAAGTACGTAACAGCAGAAGACCTGGCGTACAATGAAGAACTACAGAAATTCACGCTTTTGTACACAAACAAAACAGTCACAGCAAGCTTTCAGAGCAGATTCTCAAAACAGTCGAGGAGTTTCAGGCAATTTTCGTGCGAATTTTCTATATCAGAAGAAATGCAGAGTTGGATTCGAACGAAATTCGCCGAAAGATACAGGTGGGTTGCTTTATACAAAGAAAATGCCTCGCGCATCACACTTTGCGGTtctaacatttttttaaagaatttgtcGCAGGAGCTCCAAAGGCTCGACAATGACATTACCATACTCCGAGAGAGACAGGTGCACTTGCTGGAGAATGGCCTGCATTTAGAGGAGATTGGCTTGCCGCGCGATTTCGTCAGCTCGAAAAGTACGCCGATTCCACGTTTTCCGCACACATTTGACAGttttattgaaagttttttttttgacaGTTAGGCGATATGAAACCGACCAGGACGTGTTGATGAGGGACGCCTATTCCGCAAGAGAGGAGGACTCGGCCGTGTACAGCGAGGCAGATAAACTGCTGGAGAAGAGGATTGGCTCGAAGTTCATGAGGACGAGCACCACCGCTCCTCTTTGCGAGCAGACACCCAAGAAGAAGTGGGGATACCTCCTGGATATGTTCAG
Encoded proteins:
- the LOC126325542 gene encoding uncharacterized protein LOC126325542, whose product is MLIHQMRVVAEQSVQRLFRRGPKTAGVRSYFTSDALRILYSRAALAERTVKEDVRLGGARVSEDSALVLDLLGDVDRYVQCKRLENIQKILGKNYDLQGREQLFSSMVEQYLAYGGKPNETIVYALLKSSNSSFGQRGLDLLTEIVSMKTTENSKKSSNNPPSRADEGQDNPRNLAMRLIQNTELSTRLIQILMERKEKVLLEQLLNQFALPADFPAPIFDQLFEMVDNVYSPDFLHRIAGSKLDSFLSSKFDLKSHHLLARIIRQLPPFKHRLPETVHKAILHWCDSAPDSETLYALLQIVDWKACRAVPGRLRLVHLMTKHDDPANLGEYLLCVDMENTDWTPRQIAKTVAWIWSKQQFQLVLDILTAWKLEYLSDHIEIYLKFLLDVHKISPEKSFLDLCAVLSRASGTSACSPDRLFQLYRVDSTTWNLSRALPESLAILVLARYPLEAFDGWTIRQQDEFSTHFPRFCALFPRSISFGHWGAYLCLLLRQAACWPILCRNIDEFIASWFLHRRQELRRNDRTLLDRALGELAERCWESGRHATAINLMSILRYGTSNDGNSPGAELSLKDAQLPWQLAVRTQSDSVRSSIDRSLLESSVLRMSSCNAAIASLGLRLGLNAMVLNHEREYAEFKARDIELARQVWHLVSKIWKVMMLNHERLEVHSAKTILWLLKTLEPENMSELILLIQMAELAEIWLPVSTYQIDGCLRYMYERSLLVDGSSIFCGRRGNDWITKLSSECLSRRDAFRFLLRCFGFAGRAADAIQLLRQQTSNHLSRRTITQKDIHAFLGQCLRRRDLCAARQFAEGLSDLVEDQQALFVYMVTFFGRCGDLTAAYQYHTLIRDELSFLSGSLALLDAISSNRLAAVEARKVRAKVVSPELPASDKKALIHQFLSSLFDMNTKRLIQKMP
- the LOC126325543 gene encoding uncharacterized protein LOC126325543, producing the protein MSVGAQPAVSGGKWANAGERGGRVPGQALVEECEVDAVKALIEADAIMREELHDEDLDGVDDAELLSELSRLQMQLGGKVTEEACAGDEEHGSEGGDWPKSEKENRSEEYEEDEEKNLDEFIEEASELNYASGRQQAVGVEEVSAPFADGIKELIRVDESESRQYFAPAWYSKGEGKRELAVSREVLFDYIEYMLERQIVERLEDAVRAKNAKQSEELLKFLEAKKKLQYDLSVVRLARKEEKCPPPKYHVELQESKMEVVNEDLSSQEMEICIRRLVDMRSADKESFFATCEFFYPDSKSLKHLETPISKACLSPVFNYTSKVRIDRGHALERLIRRKIVFKVYRPSSWFLGRPTIVGRSELKISELAERVQVEALLPLVDEGPLRQVRGSIDVAVRLRIPVCKKQWVYSEKKVLVIDQHCFESCGFDPSESAAKQVVQDNSEPQVSSFPTPEPPVSSSLNSSFPVPKPLVSGSPNPSSPDSDISADHRSLNWIVSYAVLDSIQSRLLNQMRQQSASSSAHPDAQQLQTQLLQVQAKMQLIVVQIQRGILTPEKYRALLEEKIRAELQLAISLKARGREPEARLALGRAKIMQKEIEE
- the LOC126325532 gene encoding uncharacterized protein LOC126325532; the protein is MDEFDNHSKLSEQILKTVEEFQAIFVRIFYIRRNAELDSNEIRRKIQNLSQELQRLDNDITILRERQVHLLENGLHLEEIGLPRDFVSSKIRRYETDQDVLMRDAYSAREEDSAVYSEADKLLEKRIGSKFMRTSTTAPLCEQTPKKKWGYLLDMFREWKQETNLASGWYISETKIEDIVDKEIAKIRSVVFSLIQSKTLSEEESRLLSLLQARLKNLLQIKRILSDAK